The genomic interval aattattcgagATCTCTCGAATCGACCTGATCTCGAGGATCTCGATGGAGGTCAGCCAGAATCGAGTATCGAAACTCGCGAatacaaaaaatgacgatCATACGTGTTTATACAGGTGAAAGGGAGACAAACGATGACAGCGAGTCTCGTGATTTGCCCACATTTAAGTGACGTTTGTGCCATTCTATGTATTCTAGCATCAGCTCTATTTCCAGTGAATAGTCATATCAACTGACTGGGTCGAGTGTATTTGCGTAGCTTCTGACAGCTGGTGCTAGCAGCACTGAAACGCGCGTTGGTTAGTATTCGTGGGATTCGTGCGAGCGCGAAGTgtcgctcattgtcagtctgCTCCGCAATCACATCGAGAGAAATGGTACTGTGCTTTGTGTAGAAGTGGGGCGTTCATATTTCGAATCACAACATCCTCGCGTGATGACTTCGCATGTATCTGGGTTTATCAagtgttttgaaaattcaaataaccCCAACTGGGTAATCACGCGAAAAGTCCTCCGCGAGAATACATCCTTCTAGTACACCTGGATTGTCCACCAATACCAAGTTGTCCTAGTAAAATGGCGGAGGAAATAACGAATCAAGTCAACAATGCTCCAGGAAGAGGCAGTAACGTACTACGTGCAAATTCTTGGAGTAACGGACATGACAGCGGAGAAGATAGTGAACTTCTAAATGAACCGGAGACTGAAAGTCCAAGGTAAATCACCAATGGGTTATCCTGTTCTTCAAGGTCAATTTTACATCCTTATAAAGTCAGATCCATTCATAACACACATGACAAAGCGAAAGCAATGCCAAGTTTGACCTACTGAATAACCATTCTAAGGCCCCTTTCCCTATGGACACCTGTaacttattttaattttctccatcCATATATTCTTACAACATGGCTAAAGTCTGCTGAGTAGCTACAAGATGTCCTTCATCATTGttcttttcaaatgaaatttgatcCAACATTATCATGTTTGTATTCCATAACAAGATTACTTTGCAGAATGAGACAGTCCAGCCCAAGACCAAGCCACAGATTTTACACCTCGACTACAATGGCCGAGGAAAAAATGCGGCGAAGGCTTAGATTCTTCTTCATGAATCCCATTGAAAAATGGCAGGCTAAACGTAGAATGCCGTACAAATTCCTCACTCAAGTTATCAAGATAGTATTAGTGACTGTACAGCTTTGTCTGTTTGCCCATAACAACTATATGCACGTCAATTACTCTTGGGATAATCGAATCTCTTTCTCACATCTGTTTCTCAAAGGATGGGACGCTACACAAGAAGTATGCATTAAAAAACTGTTCAATGATCTTTTACATAGTTTGTGCATTCAATTTCTCATCAAACCTCAAAGCTTTGCTCAAGTTCAGCTTATTGCATTGGAACTTTTTCAGCCGAACTGATAACACTATCTGTTATTTGTAAGACTTGAACTAAATAGTCTATTCATTGCCTATGTCGACTGTAGGCAAAAAGCGACATATTACATTGCAGAACAAAGATTGAACTAGATAGTAATCAACTACTTTCAACTATTTCTAGGTAGCAGCTTATCCACCTGCAACAGGTCCGCTAGCACTGTACAAACAAGATGAGTTCTACAGCACCATAGATTATGCTCTAGAAGGATATTACAACCTCAGCAATGCCATAGGCCCATACTCATATACTGCAGAGGACAATTCTGTGGGACTTGTAGTTCTGTGCTTATTCGAGTACAAGGAAGGGACGATATTCGGTTTCAACGAGAGTTATGTATTCGACAGTGAAATCATCACGACTTGCTACAATATTACACGTGCATCCTTTGGTGGTTTTTCATCGCGTGCATTTCTCAAGGATAAAAAGGTTCCGATAACGTTTTCAAGTCTGGTAAGAGCACacctcaaattttcaattaaaactaTAAACTTCAAAGCTGCTGGACCAATCACACCACCCGATTGTTATCAGTTTGACGTGACGATTGATTTTGATAACAGAGATCACGATGGGCAGATGCTTCTTTCTTTAGATGCAGAGGCAATTAGATTAGAATGTAGAGGAGACACCAAATACATAACTGATGATCGTATAGAATCTGCATTAAGAACGATTTTGAATGTGTTCGTAATTCTGATTTGTACAATTTCCCTTATTTTGTGCTCAAGAGCTATTTATAGAGCACAATTACTCAAGTTTGAAACcataaatttctttgaaaaaacttaTGGAAAAACTTTGAGCGTTGAGGGTAAATTAGAGTTCCTAAACATGTGGTacataatgattataataaatgaTCTTTTGATCATATTGGGCTCTGCTATCAAAGAGCAGATCGAGAAAAAACATTATGGAGGTGATCAGTACAATCTTTGCAGCGTATTTCTGGGGACGGGTAACTTGTTGGTGTGGTTTGGCGTTCTCAGATACTTGGGATTCTTCAAAACTTACAATGTAGTCATTTTAACGCTGAAAAAAGCGGCGCCTAAGGTAGCTAGATTCTTGCTTTGCGCACTTCTGATTTATGCCGGTTTTACTTTCTGTGGCTGGCTCATCTTAGGGCCTTATCACATGAAGTTCAGGTCTTTAGCGACTACATCCGAATGCCTTTTTGCTCTGATCAATGGCGACGATATGTTTGCTACATTTTCAATCATGTCTTTCAAATCTACCATGTTGTGGTGGTACGCGAGATTATATTTGTACTCGTTTATATCTCTTTACATATACGTCGTTCTGAGTTTATTCATTTCCGTCATTATGGACGCCTATGATACCATTAAACTCTATTATCGCGACGGATTTCCGAAAAGCGATCTCCAGGCATTCGTTGCCGTTTGTACAGATCCAGCATCGAGCGGCGCTTACATGCAAGAGACTGATGAGGGCAACATAACACAGATTatcgatagatttttttgttgccgAAACAGGCCTTACACGAATTTGGATAACTCAAGTACCGGTAACTCGAGTAAATCCGAACAAGTCTGCGGCACAGCTATTTGTATATAGTAAATTGTTGGAAGATCCAaaaacgtataaaaattacGGTACGTTTCGATGAGTTGAGATACAGTCGGAACTATTCAGAGGATCAACTTTTGTCCTGCATTTGTTgagcaatgaaaattttagtaACACTAGATTTAACATTCTACGGTAACTCATGTTCAGCTGAGAcctcaaatattttatatcaaatTCAATGCGGCATTTATGGTCGTCTGATGAACATTTGCTATTACCAAGATGTTAGTTTGTATCGATTTGAAGGTGCTGTTATAATGTGCATTTCGTTCCctgtaaaaaatttaacatGCTTGGAGAGTTTATCTTCAACCACATAGTTTGGTTTTGAATTATGAGCGTcttaaatatttcaaacttAAATTAATTGCTCAAGTATTTCCTACAAGAAATATCAACTACACAAAATAAAACTGGATTGAATATCTTTTTCGATGTTCGTACATCTATAATGCAATATCAGTTCACTGCGGGTTTATTGAGCTTTAAAATATTCGTTACGTGATAAATAACTCCTTGAAATCTGTGTCCCGTCAAAAATATTCTCTCCCCTTTGGATGGCATGCCACATAAGATCAAACAGGAATTTATGAAGTGTTCATTGTGATtgtgtaaataatattttgtaGAATTTCAGGTATTAAGCTGAAACGCACCATTAATAATCtaattagtgaaaaagtaaaaaaaaaatataccttcGACTCATTTAATGTCAGTTATATGCAAGAGTTATTGAAATTAGAATtgcggatcgaaaaattttaccataataatcatttttatacaaagcagaataaggaaaaaatgtaGCTGTTAAATATAGTTCAGAATCATTGTTTGCGTATCTTCTAATTTTATCGTAGTTCTCTTCTCATATTTGGTTACTATCAACTTTATTTCGAGGAAGcagatatgtacgtataatttcaaatttatttatatactatacatttatgtgaatcaaatttttgcaGCGTGATATTATTTTAATGTTATTTGTAAATAGATTATCGctcaaaaataaatgtatatgcaGCTTGTAGAGGATAATCAATTCTGCAGTATAGAGAGGAATGGGATACATAGTTCTCTCATAGCATTTTCTCTCAACGAGTCCAGTTATAATCACCCcatgacaataataaaatatttgtggATAATGATGATGGGTGATCCATAAAATCGAAAGATTATCTGTAACTTAGTTTTTTGTTCCGCAGGTAGTCAGATTACCTATCTTCTAATGTAAAATTTGTGTAACGTTCTCATGGTTTCGATCTATATATTGATTGAGTAATCCGATCCATGAGTCCTTGTAATACAGATAAgagaaatattaaattttaaatACACAATGCATTATTACGCAATTTGTTTGTACGATATACGTCATCTGTGTCTCTCTGCATATACAATAcattattaattatgaatTCCGTAACATTGTGTTATGTATCATATTAAAAACCACCATAAACGTGCCAAAGATATTGATTTGTATCATGTTACCTTTGTAATGGTATTACaagattaaaaatattcagataatataaaagaattatacaatttcgaaaattacgaTTTTCGCTTTCGTGTATTTTCGAACCATGTTGAAaatcgttaatttattttactttgctCAAGTTTTTATACCTTTTATTCGGTATTTTCAATAAGATCATTCGATCACAGATGTATGTAATTGAAGGGTAAACCCAAATTCTTCGGCACCTGGGATCGGATCTAAATTAATTGGTAAGTCaaaatgggaggaaaaaataaaggttAATGAAAAGGCAgcgattttttgtattttgatcttggaaaCCAGAACCTGattacaaaattgaacaacTACTGAGAATCATGAAGATATAAcaatttctttgcttttcaaagtggaaaatttgctatacatgaaaaaatgcgattgataaatcaatttagtgagcatattcgaattttttaacttaaaataaatacgaaaaccaaaaataaagtaatttGGAACCATTCGCggtcaaattcaaaaaaaccaAGACGATGCTTTAGTTGCATACTGGAAGGGGGCGTGGCTATACAACAATAGCCAAGAATGTTGACAGCTGGTATGTATCAGCTGGTATCAGTATGAATGGAAACGCCAAGTCGTCTACTGACAACCTAGGGTTATGTTTTCAGTTAATTCATGGATAAATAGTAATAGTTATCattaaaaaaaccaattaTGACCTGTCTCTTCAAACAACACAAATGGAATTCTCGGTGAGTTTATTCACTGATTCAAATTgcaatttatgaatttttcctcgcTATTAGAAATTAGAACGAGTTCAACTTTGATCATCTTCAAATAATTTGCTCATCTTAAAATTTCTAGGGTGAGCTCAGTATTAAACAAAGATGTTAAGACTTTTGGTAAAAAGTATCTGTTTGATGACTGCGACGAAACATGCTGGAATTCTGATCAAGTCAGTAATGAAATTTGATGATTATTTAATAATCTTCACCTGTATTGCATTAGGCATTGCCCAGTTTAGGGACAATTcacaaatttgtttttcagggTTCACCACAATGGATAATGGTGGATTTTGAGAATGAGATTGAATTAGGTTCTTTTGAAATACAATTCCAAGGTGGGTTTGTTGGAAAAGATTGCGTAATAGAAACAGGACAGGATTACAGGAGTCTACAACCTGCAGAGCCTTTTTATCCGGAAGACATTAACCCCTTGCAAAAGTTCATactaaacaataaaataagagCAAAAACGTTTAAACTTGTTTTTGGTAacagcacagatttttttggcAGAATTATAGTGTACAAATTGTCTTTCTACTCTTGATAAATATAAAGAATAGCATACAATTACTACTAAAAACTGTGTACGTTAATACTACAATTAACAACATCTCAATAGATTAAAAActggttgaagaaaaaactccaTCGGTCTCAGCAACCTTTCAGTTCAGTATTTAAATAttctgaaatttattccatAAGAGATACAGCATTTTCAGTAATTTTTTGTCCAAATTTTCCATCAGTCATCACCTAAGACAACTAGCAAAAACGAGTCATCAGATCAAGTCGATATGATACACCACCATCTTGCTTACAACGGTAATTTTTGTACGGACGTATTAGTTTTTACTCGAACCGTTCCACAAGATTTCATAAACAATTTCGATTTAGCATcgaatattgaatttttttataaatacgtGGATATAATAGGCGAATGAGTAGATACTACTTATTTTGTCACCTGGATGAGCAAACAAACAGTTCCTGTAGATATACTGTATCAAAGTATTCATCAATATTCTTGTACAACGTAAACGCAGCTGATTCAAAATTAGCCAAATAGCGGCATAGTTCGAAAGTCAGCATGCGGTAAAACATGTATTACGATTATTCAACAATGTATAGAAACAGATAGCTAtattgtttttactttttatccgTAATTCGCACGCTATTTGAGGTCCTAAAAAAGTTTAAATACATCAACAGCGATCGAAGGCATTCATAGGCAGCATTATTCATGTAGTTATGCATGTGTTTATGTATGTGGTTTACGAGCATACAATTAGGTAGCAACTGCAATTACCAGAAAATAATTGTTCCTTACTTGAGCACCTAACATCTGATCTCATATTACATCATAATTTATAGTGTAATTAACAAACACTTTGGAACAAATATGTGCTGGTCAGAAATATCCAAAGGCCATTGTGATCACAagtagatatacataaatgGGTATGTATCCATAAGTATGCAGAGCCCGTGCTACCAATGAATGAGACAAGTATATGACCTACGTTGGTAGATCTAACCAGTTTGAGTATTTGGTAAttatgaatttaattaaaatgcGGATGCGAACTTTCATTTCAAAATGTCGGAAAATGTTCGGCAGCATGAACTCTGTAATTTCTTAATTCTCTTATGGCCATTAATGTTTACATATTACATTAGGTATCttaatataaatttcatttacattataaaagtatatttttcatctcttttctgAAAATCGGCATATAACAATTATCGTATGTAGATGATAAATTGACAAAGTATTTAGtgattaaaatataaaaatattgaacatTTAACTGTTCAATCTCATTGTACCAATGAATGTACACATCAAAATTGACAATCAAAACATCATCTCATctgcattattatttatatacgatacgtgtagaagaaaaattgacaatacAAGTTGCTatcatatattcatataaaaGGTATAATTTATCATCACCTATTTTCAATTAGTTTTATTATCTGTTGTCGTATTGCTCGCTATGTCACAATTTGAGAGCCTCGAGGAAATTTCGtctaaatatatgtatagaaaatatatactcTGATGTAACTAACAAGTCCAGTCTATATCAACGGCCAATCAATTGTgacattattcattttcatagctttaaattttc from Athalia rosae chromosome 6, iyAthRosa1.1, whole genome shotgun sequence carries:
- the LOC105691770 gene encoding mucolipin-3-like, encoding MAEEITNQVNNAPGRGSNVLRANSWSNGHDSGEDSELLNEPETESPRMRQSSPRPSHRFYTSTTMAEEKMRRRLRFFFMNPIEKWQAKRRMPYKFLTQVIKIVLVTVQLCLFAHNNYMHVNYSWDNRISFSHLFLKGWDATQEVAAYPPATGPLALYKQDEFYSTIDYALEGYYNLSNAIGPYSYTAEDNSVGLVVLCLFEYKEGTIFGFNESYVFDSEIITTCYNITRASFGGFSSRAFLKDKKVPITFSSLVRAHLKFSIKTINFKAAGPITPPDCYQFDVTIDFDNRDHDGQMLLSLDAEAIRLECRGDTKYITDDRIESALRTILNVFVILICTISLILCSRAIYRAQLLKFETINFFEKTYGKTLSVEGKLEFLNMWYIMIIINDLLIILGSAIKEQIEKKHYGGDQYNLCSVFLGTGNLLVWFGVLRYLGFFKTYNVVILTLKKAAPKVARFLLCALLIYAGFTFCGWLILGPYHMKFRSLATTSECLFALINGDDMFATFSIMSFKSTMLWWYARLYLYSFISLYIYVVLSLFISVIMDAYDTIKLYYRDGFPKSDLQAFVAVCTDPASSGAYMQETDEGNITQIIDRFFCCRNRPYTNLDNSSTGNSSKSEQVCGTAICI
- the LOC105691773 gene encoding nuclear receptor 2C2-associated protein, whose translation is MTCLFKQHKWNSRVSSVLNKDVKTFGKKYLFDDCDETCWNSDQGSPQWIMVDFENEIELGSFEIQFQGGFVGKDCVIETGQDYRSLQPAEPFYPEDINPLQKFILNNKIRAKTFKLVFGNSTDFFGRIIVYKLSFYS